A region of Clostridium acetobutylicum ATCC 824 DNA encodes the following proteins:
- the galT gene encoding UDP-glucose--hexose-1-phosphate uridylyltransferase, whose protein sequence is MINHEINKLLAFSLKKGLIQEDDKIYSSNMLAGLFNLDNFYFEEISDVPSTATAILNQLLAYAVKENLINDTVAERDLFDTKIMNCVMPRPSEVINNFNRLLNNSPKEATSYYYKLSIASNYIRKDRIDKNITWKTPTEYGDLDITINLSKPEKDPRDIAKAKLSKSTSYPKCLLCKENEGFYGNINHPARQTLRIIPLELNKSKWFLQYSPYTYYNEHCIILNNEHIPMKISRITFENLLSFIDILPHYFAGSNADLPIVGGSILSHDHYQGGRYTFAMEKAPVEKEYSIKGYEDISVGRVKWPMSVIRISSKNKTKLINLAEHILTSWRNYSDKTQSILSHTGSEPHNTITPIARKRNEEYELDLVLRNNRTDENYPLGIFHPHNEVHHIKKENIGLIEVMGLAVLPARLKSELALIKENLIEKKKDISNDSTISKHNTWYKYILDNYKNISEENIDCILKKEVGIKFLEVLKHAGVFKRNSSGLSAFDKFINIL, encoded by the coding sequence GCTTGCTGGTTTATTTAATTTGGACAATTTCTACTTCGAAGAGATTAGTGATGTACCAAGCACTGCCACAGCTATTTTGAATCAACTATTAGCTTACGCAGTAAAAGAAAATTTAATAAACGACACAGTAGCTGAAAGAGATTTATTTGACACAAAGATTATGAATTGTGTTATGCCAAGACCTTCTGAAGTTATAAACAATTTTAATAGACTTCTTAATAATTCACCAAAGGAAGCCACCTCATATTATTATAAATTAAGCATAGCTTCAAACTATATACGAAAAGATAGAATAGATAAAAATATAACCTGGAAGACGCCTACTGAATATGGTGATTTGGATATAACCATAAACTTATCTAAACCAGAGAAAGATCCAAGAGATATTGCAAAAGCAAAATTATCTAAATCAACCTCTTATCCTAAGTGTCTTTTGTGTAAAGAAAACGAGGGATTTTACGGCAATATTAATCACCCTGCAAGACAAACCTTAAGAATAATTCCTCTTGAACTAAACAAAAGTAAATGGTTTTTGCAGTACTCTCCCTATACTTACTACAATGAACATTGTATAATATTGAATAATGAACATATTCCAATGAAAATCAGCAGAATTACCTTTGAAAATTTACTGTCTTTTATAGATATTTTACCACATTATTTTGCTGGTTCTAATGCAGATCTTCCAATTGTAGGCGGCTCTATATTATCACATGATCACTATCAAGGTGGAAGATATACCTTTGCAATGGAAAAAGCCCCTGTAGAAAAAGAGTATTCTATAAAAGGATATGAAGATATAAGTGTAGGAAGAGTTAAATGGCCTATGTCTGTAATAAGAATTTCATCTAAGAATAAAACTAAGCTTATAAACCTAGCCGAGCATATATTGACTTCTTGGAGAAACTATTCAGACAAAACACAAAGTATATTAAGCCATACAGGCAGCGAACCGCATAACACAATAACTCCTATTGCTAGAAAAAGAAATGAAGAATATGAATTAGACCTAGTCCTTAGAAATAATAGAACGGATGAAAATTATCCACTTGGAATATTTCATCCTCATAATGAAGTTCATCATATAAAAAAAGAAAACATAGGTCTTATTGAAGTAATGGGATTAGCTGTTCTTCCTGCTAGATTAAAATCAGAGCTTGCTTTAATAAAAGAGAATCTAATTGAAAAGAAAAAAGATATTTCAAATGATAGTACAATTTCAAAACACAATACTTGGTACAAATATATCTTGGATAACTACAAGAATATATCAGAAGAAAATATTGATTGTATATTAAAAAAAGAAGTTGGCATTAAATTCTTGGAAGTATTAAAGCATGCAGGTGTATTTAAAAGAAACTCAAGTGGACTTTCCGCTTTTGATAAATTTATTAATATATTATAA
- a CDS encoding LacI family DNA-binding transcriptional regulator: MKTTILEVAKRANVSVATVSRVMNDNYPVKAETREKVLKAIKELNYIPNMQARELTQKKSATIGIVSPSISNMFFTEVINGIESYLRDKSLSLLLTCTNNDVEEEKKCITNLISRNVSGIVVISPNTSNIKNGFYDDLSNSIPFVFINSKYVDSNISSVSNDESMGAHNALKYLLKNNHKEILFVRGKDSYSYDIKEEVYVSTMKELNLFNPQNIINIGNGNSSETVDNTSYAFLEILNKSKATAAFACNDLMGVGILNACKKLNLAVPKDFSIIGYDNIALSKFVEPKLTTVDQNMFLLGTNAATLLIEKIDCNNKYSKRIILNNYIVERDTVSSI; encoded by the coding sequence ATGAAAACAACTATACTTGAAGTAGCTAAAAGGGCCAACGTGTCTGTTGCAACTGTTTCTAGGGTAATGAACGACAACTACCCAGTAAAGGCTGAAACACGCGAAAAAGTACTCAAAGCAATAAAGGAATTAAACTATATACCAAATATGCAGGCACGTGAATTAACCCAAAAAAAATCTGCTACTATAGGTATAGTTTCTCCAAGCATAAGCAACATGTTTTTTACAGAGGTCATTAATGGAATAGAAAGCTATTTAAGGGATAAATCTTTATCCTTACTATTAACTTGCACCAATAATGATGTAGAAGAAGAAAAAAAATGTATAACCAATTTAATATCAAGAAATGTATCTGGTATAGTCGTAATAAGTCCTAATACTAGTAATATAAAGAACGGCTTTTACGATGATCTATCAAACAGCATTCCTTTTGTTTTTATAAATAGTAAATATGTAGACTCAAATATCTCTTCTGTTTCAAATGATGAATCCATGGGTGCACATAACGCTCTTAAATACCTGCTTAAGAACAATCATAAAGAAATACTTTTTGTAAGAGGTAAAGATAGCTACTCTTATGATATTAAGGAAGAGGTTTATGTTAGTACTATGAAGGAGCTAAATCTTTTTAATCCACAAAATATTATCAACATAGGAAACGGAAACAGCAGCGAAACTGTTGATAACACCTCCTATGCTTTTCTTGAAATTTTAAATAAAAGTAAGGCAACAGCAGCCTTTGCATGTAATGATCTTATGGGTGTTGGAATATTAAATGCTTGTAAAAAACTAAACCTAGCTGTACCTAAAGATTTTTCAATAATAGGTTATGATAACATAGCCTTAAGCAAATTTGTTGAACCCAAGCTTACAACTGTAGATCAAAATATGTTTCTTCTTGGAACAAATGCAGCAACCTTATTAATAGAAAAAATTGATTGCAATAATAAGTATAGTAAAAGAATAATACTAAATAATTACATAGTTGAACGGGATACTGTGAGCTCTATATAG
- the lacG gene encoding 6-phospho-beta-galactosidase — MNNFGEDFIFGGATAAYQAEGATKEDGKGPCIWDEYLKKEGRFTGDTASDFYHKYKEDLKFSRKFGVNGIRISIAWSRVIPDGKGEVNPKGLKFYSDLIDECIKNNVEPFVTLHHFDTPLTLFKDGDWLNRNNIDYFVRFAKVCFEALGDRVKKWITFNEAWAVAQNGYIIGNFPPSIKYDIPKAAQSMHNMMVAHAKVVELYKSMNLDGEIGIVHTLEGKYPITDSKEDKEAAYLDYMISNKFMLDACFKGEYPKETEKTINEIMSKNGGELKIYDGDLEVLKKASSKIDFLGMNYYSSHFLKAYEGESRIHHNGTGEKGTSIFALKGIGERVNNPEVPTTDWDWPIYPKGLHDMLVRIKNEYPNYKKIYVTENGMGYKDDFKDGKIDDTPRIDYINKHLEAILKAKNEGVVVKGYFVWSLMDVLSWSNGYNKRYGLFYVDFKTQNRYAKKSAYWFKRISYEKKLIDFSDIEY; from the coding sequence ATGAATAACTTTGGAGAGGATTTTATATTTGGAGGAGCAACAGCAGCTTATCAAGCAGAAGGAGCTACAAAGGAAGATGGAAAAGGACCTTGTATTTGGGATGAATATCTAAAAAAAGAAGGCAGATTTACTGGAGATACAGCAAGCGATTTCTATCACAAGTATAAGGAGGACCTTAAGTTTTCAAGAAAGTTTGGAGTAAATGGAATAAGAATATCAATTGCTTGGTCTCGTGTTATTCCAGATGGAAAAGGTGAGGTTAATCCTAAAGGACTTAAATTCTATAGTGATTTAATTGACGAATGTATAAAAAATAATGTTGAACCTTTTGTAACACTTCATCATTTTGATACACCTTTAACCTTGTTCAAAGATGGCGATTGGTTAAATAGGAATAACATAGATTATTTTGTTAGGTTCGCAAAGGTTTGTTTTGAAGCTTTAGGAGATAGGGTAAAGAAGTGGATAACTTTCAATGAAGCTTGGGCAGTTGCTCAAAATGGTTATATAATAGGAAACTTCCCTCCAAGTATAAAGTATGACATACCAAAGGCAGCACAATCTATGCATAACATGATGGTAGCACATGCTAAGGTAGTTGAATTATATAAGAGTATGAATTTGGATGGAGAAATAGGAATAGTTCATACACTTGAGGGTAAATACCCAATAACTGATTCTAAAGAAGATAAAGAAGCAGCTTATTTAGATTATATGATTTCAAACAAATTTATGCTTGATGCATGCTTTAAAGGAGAATATCCTAAAGAAACTGAAAAGACTATTAATGAAATAATGTCTAAGAATGGTGGGGAGCTTAAGATATATGATGGGGATTTAGAAGTACTTAAAAAGGCTTCTTCAAAGATTGATTTCTTAGGAATGAATTATTATTCAAGTCATTTTTTAAAGGCGTATGAAGGAGAGAGCAGAATACACCATAATGGAACAGGAGAAAAGGGAACAAGTATTTTTGCACTTAAAGGAATAGGTGAACGTGTTAATAATCCAGAGGTTCCGACAACAGATTGGGATTGGCCTATTTACCCAAAGGGACTTCATGATATGCTAGTTAGAATAAAAAATGAGTACCCAAATTACAAGAAAATATATGTAACGGAAAATGGAATGGGCTACAAGGATGATTTCAAAGATGGAAAAATAGACGATACACCGCGTATAGACTATATTAATAAGCATTTAGAGGCTATACTTAAAGCGAAAAATGAAGGTGTAGTTGTAAAAGGATATTTTGTATGGTCACTTATGGATGTGCTTTCCTGGAGTAATGGATACAATAAGCGTTATGGATTATTCTATGTGGATTTTAAAACTCAAAATAGATATGCTAAAAAGAGTGCTTATTGGTTTAAGAGGATATCTTACGAGAAGAAACTAATAGATTTTAGCGATATAGAATACTAG
- a CDS encoding lactose-specific PTS transporter subunit EIIC, producing the protein MRKLIALIEKMKPFFEKVSNNPYLRAIRDGFLSCMPVILFSSIFLLIACVPNAWGFYWPNNVNDILMKAYNYSMGILALLMVATIAKSLTDSINGKLPKLRQINNVSVMIVSIICFILIGVQPIKGGFSSDFMGTKGLLSAFVVAFIVPNIYKLFVKNNVTIKLPEEVPHNVAQTFEDLIPLAASVLFFWLFDLVFRQVTGEVFSSWILDVLKPLFTAADGYVGLAVIYGAMAMFWFVGIHGPSIVEPAVTAIYIANVEANLKLHQAGHHATYVLTHGTSYFIATIGGTGATLMLTVMFAFIAKSKQLKAVGRTSIIPVCFAVNEPILFGAPIVLNPIFFVPFILTPILNVWIFKFFIDNLGMNGFIYIIPWTTPAPIGLILGTGFAKLAFILAPLLLVVDFVMYYPFFKVYDRELVLEEAERAKHEFDGELEEKATLKVEQKPTPKVKIESKTDKKQLVLVLCASGATSSMLANAITKGAKQEGVNVESIAMAYGQHKDVIADYDLIILAPQMASMYEELKADCASKGTKSATTTGKEYVKLTRDPVGALKFALDIINE; encoded by the coding sequence ATGAGAAAACTAATCGCACTAATTGAAAAAATGAAACCTTTCTTTGAAAAAGTATCTAATAACCCATATCTTAGGGCAATCAGAGATGGATTTCTAAGTTGTATGCCTGTTATTTTATTTTCAAGTATCTTCTTACTTATAGCATGTGTTCCAAATGCTTGGGGTTTTTATTGGCCAAACAATGTTAATGATATACTTATGAAGGCTTACAACTACTCTATGGGAATATTAGCATTATTAATGGTAGCAACTATTGCCAAGAGCTTAACAGATAGTATTAATGGTAAATTGCCTAAACTAAGACAAATAAATAATGTGTCAGTAATGATTGTATCTATCATATGCTTTATTTTAATAGGAGTACAACCTATAAAAGGCGGATTCTCAAGCGATTTTATGGGCACTAAAGGATTATTATCAGCGTTTGTAGTTGCGTTTATAGTTCCAAATATATATAAGTTATTTGTAAAAAATAATGTAACAATTAAGTTACCTGAGGAAGTACCTCACAATGTAGCACAAACTTTTGAAGATTTGATACCTTTAGCGGCGTCTGTATTATTCTTCTGGTTATTTGATTTAGTATTTAGACAAGTTACAGGAGAGGTTTTCAGTTCTTGGATATTAGATGTCTTAAAGCCGTTATTTACAGCAGCAGATGGGTATGTAGGCTTGGCGGTAATATATGGAGCGATGGCAATGTTCTGGTTTGTCGGAATTCATGGACCTTCTATAGTAGAACCAGCAGTAACAGCTATATATATTGCAAATGTTGAAGCTAACTTAAAATTACATCAAGCTGGACATCATGCAACATATGTACTAACTCACGGAACTTCTTATTTTATAGCAACAATTGGAGGTACCGGAGCTACTTTAATGTTAACAGTTATGTTTGCGTTCATAGCTAAATCAAAGCAGTTAAAGGCAGTTGGAAGAACCTCAATAATTCCAGTGTGCTTCGCTGTAAATGAACCAATTTTGTTTGGAGCACCAATTGTGCTGAATCCAATATTCTTCGTACCATTTATATTGACACCAATATTAAATGTATGGATATTTAAATTTTTTATAGATAACTTAGGAATGAACGGCTTTATTTATATAATTCCTTGGACAACTCCTGCACCAATAGGATTGATATTAGGAACAGGATTTGCAAAATTAGCCTTTATATTAGCACCTCTATTATTAGTAGTGGATTTTGTAATGTACTATCCATTCTTCAAGGTTTATGATAGAGAATTAGTTTTGGAAGAAGCAGAAAGGGCTAAGCATGAATTTGATGGAGAATTAGAAGAAAAAGCAACTTTAAAAGTAGAACAAAAACCAACACCAAAGGTTAAAATAGAAAGTAAAACGGATAAAAAACAGCTTGTATTAGTACTTTGTGCTAGTGGAGCTACAAGTAGTATGCTTGCAAATGCAATAACTAAGGGAGCAAAACAAGAAGGCGTTAACGTAGAATCAATAGCTATGGCTTATGGACAGCATAAGGATGTAATAGCGGATTATGATCTTATTATATTGGCACCTCAGATGGCATCTATGTATGAGGAATTAAAGGCAGATTGCGCATCTAAAGGAACTAAATCAGCAACAACAACAGGTAAGGAATATGTAAAATTAACTAGAGACCCTGTTGGAGCTTTAAAATTTGCGTTGGATATAATAAATGAATAA
- a CDS encoding PTS lactose/cellobiose transporter subunit IIA has protein sequence MNKEELELTTMEIVAYAGDARSKYLEALNAANGGDYDKAQQLVLEGNDLITEAHNVQTKMIQMEAQGKKIEVGFLVVHAQDHLMTVMLLRDLVKNLINLYKKVN, from the coding sequence ATGAATAAGGAAGAATTAGAATTAACTACAATGGAGATAGTGGCTTATGCAGGAGATGCAAGATCAAAATATTTGGAAGCTTTAAATGCAGCTAATGGCGGAGATTATGATAAGGCACAGCAATTAGTTTTAGAGGGAAATGATCTTATAACTGAAGCACATAACGTTCAAACTAAAATGATTCAAATGGAAGCTCAAGGTAAGAAGATAGAGGTAGGATTCTTAGTTGTCCATGCGCAGGATCATTTAATGACAGTAATGCTTTTAAGAGACCTTGTAAAGAATTTAATAAATTTATACAAGAAGGTAAATTAG
- a CDS encoding DeoR/GlpR family DNA-binding transcription regulator — protein sequence MNVLKEQRHEMILDNLNRFGIIRVVDLTREFKATQMTIRRDLKYLEEQGKLIRIYGGARTKGEIKFEELSPSEKRNINAEGKMEAARLAAGLIKENDIVYIGPGTTNEYIYDYIEVSPVKIITNCINVFEKFKHDDRFELILIGGRLRNKTGTFIGSFTDEILKEIRVRSAFIGANGVSNNSIMTSNEEEGQCQRIIMDNALERYLVCDSSKIERQDFYTLYKLEDITALVTDSKLDKTLKNKYSKYCGVINNI from the coding sequence ATGAATGTGTTAAAAGAACAAAGACATGAAATGATTCTAGATAATTTAAATAGATTTGGAATAATTCGAGTGGTTGATTTAACTAGAGAGTTTAAAGCAACACAGATGACAATAAGAAGAGATCTCAAGTATTTAGAAGAACAGGGCAAGTTAATTAGAATATATGGCGGAGCAAGAACAAAAGGAGAAATAAAATTTGAGGAGCTTTCACCAAGTGAAAAAAGAAATATAAATGCCGAAGGTAAAATGGAGGCTGCAAGGCTAGCAGCAGGTCTTATAAAGGAAAATGACATTGTATATATTGGACCAGGTACAACAAATGAATATATATATGATTACATTGAAGTTTCTCCCGTAAAAATAATAACAAACTGTATAAATGTATTTGAAAAATTTAAGCATGATGATAGATTTGAGCTAATACTTATTGGAGGTAGATTGAGAAATAAAACGGGAACTTTTATTGGAAGCTTTACAGATGAGATTTTAAAAGAAATTAGAGTTAGATCAGCCTTTATAGGTGCTAATGGTGTTTCTAATAATAGCATAATGACATCAAACGAAGAAGAAGGTCAATGTCAAAGGATAATAATGGACAATGCATTAGAAAGGTATTTAGTATGCGATTCAAGCAAAATAGAAAGACAAGACTTTTACACTCTATATAAGCTTGAAGACATAACTGCTTTAGTTACAGATTCAAAGTTAGACAAGACCTTAAAGAATAAGTATTCCAAATACTGTGGAGTAATAAATAATATATAA
- the budA gene encoding acetolactate decarboxylase, whose amino-acid sequence MIEEVIPNHIYQMSTINALVSGLYDGCASLKKLLTKGDFGIGTFKDLDGELTLLDGIFYRTKPDGSIYVCSENDSVPFAVITKLENYNTENIEACNSYEALKETLDGFIDSKNIFYAFYIKGSFNYVKTRTVVKQSMPYKPMAEVVKNQPVFNYENVKGHIVGFRCPDYVEGLNVPGYHFHFLSDDKKFGGHVSDISVKNAEVFIQNCLCFRMELPQSESFYSMKVENRNDEISKVEK is encoded by the coding sequence ATGATTGAAGAAGTGATCCCTAATCATATATATCAAATGTCTACAATAAACGCTCTTGTTTCTGGCTTGTATGATGGGTGTGCATCTTTAAAGAAGCTTTTAACAAAAGGTGATTTTGGTATAGGTACATTTAAGGACTTGGATGGAGAGCTAACACTTTTAGATGGAATATTTTATAGAACTAAACCGGACGGAAGTATCTATGTATGCTCTGAAAATGATTCAGTTCCTTTTGCTGTGATTACTAAACTTGAAAATTATAATACAGAAAATATTGAAGCTTGTAATTCATATGAGGCTTTAAAGGAAACATTAGATGGATTTATTGATAGCAAGAATATATTTTATGCTTTTTACATAAAAGGCAGCTTTAATTATGTTAAAACTAGAACTGTTGTGAAGCAAAGCATGCCTTATAAGCCAATGGCTGAGGTTGTAAAGAATCAACCTGTGTTTAATTATGAAAATGTTAAGGGACATATAGTTGGGTTTAGGTGTCCGGATTATGTGGAAGGTCTTAATGTTCCAGGATATCACTTCCATTTTTTGAGTGATGATAAGAAATTTGGTGGACACGTAAGTGATATTTCTGTAAAAAATGCAGAGGTTTTTATTCAAAATTGTTTGTGCTTTAGAATGGAATTGCCACAAAGTGAAAGTTTTTATAGTATGAAGGTTGAAAATAGAAATGATGAAATAAGTAAAGTTGAGAAATAA
- a CDS encoding mannose-1-phosphate guanylyltransferase gives MLYALVLAGGKGTRLYPLSRKESPKQFLKFIHNKSFLRNTVDRIKTLVDKENIYIVTNERYINKIQEELPEINRSNIFTEPENKETATCIGLSAVKLLKKDSDATMIVLPSDHYIENEKEFIDTLRQGVEVVERKRCLVTMGITPTRPETGYGYIQMGDKVINYESIYKVERFLEKPNIEVAKDLLSKGNYLWNSGMFVWRADTYLREMNKYLPKMYKAMMEIYENVGTKTEEETINEKYKIIDGISVDFGIMQKTRKAYVVKANFEWDDLGNFSSLARFLKSYEGGNTISDNVFLEDTENCSIFGSENLIICFGVKDLIVVDAGNVVLIMDKNRDQELKHLVEELKNKKEIEDYL, from the coding sequence TTGTTATATGCACTTGTACTTGCTGGAGGCAAGGGAACGAGATTGTATCCTCTTTCAAGGAAGGAAAGTCCCAAGCAGTTTCTTAAGTTTATTCACAATAAGAGTTTTTTAAGAAATACTGTAGATAGAATTAAAACTCTAGTTGATAAGGAGAATATATATATTGTGACCAATGAAAGATATATAAACAAAATACAAGAAGAACTTCCTGAAATAAACCGTAGTAATATATTTACGGAACCTGAAAACAAGGAGACTGCCACATGTATAGGTCTTTCGGCGGTTAAACTTTTAAAAAAAGATAGCGATGCGACCATGATAGTTTTACCTTCAGATCATTATATTGAAAATGAGAAGGAGTTTATAGATACCCTAAGGCAGGGGGTTGAGGTTGTAGAAAGAAAAAGATGTCTTGTTACAATGGGCATAACGCCAACTAGACCGGAAACAGGATATGGATATATTCAAATGGGAGATAAGGTCATTAATTATGAATCCATATATAAAGTTGAAAGGTTTCTTGAAAAACCAAATATAGAGGTTGCAAAAGATCTTCTAAGTAAAGGAAATTATCTCTGGAATAGTGGGATGTTTGTCTGGAGAGCAGATACGTATTTAAGAGAGATGAATAAATATTTGCCTAAAATGTATAAAGCAATGATGGAGATATATGAGAATGTTGGAACAAAAACAGAAGAAGAAACAATAAACGAAAAATATAAAATAATAGATGGCATATCTGTAGATTTTGGAATAATGCAAAAAACACGTAAGGCATATGTTGTAAAAGCAAATTTTGAATGGGATGATTTAGGCAATTTCTCGTCTCTGGCAAGGTTTCTTAAAAGCTATGAGGGAGGGAATACTATAAGTGACAATGTATTTTTGGAAGATACAGAAAACTGCTCGATTTTTGGAAGTGAAAATTTAATAATATGTTTTGGAGTAAAAGATTTGATAGTAGTGGATGCAGGAAACGTAGTTTTAATAATGGATAAGAATAGGGATCAAGAATTAAAACATCTTGTAGAGGAATTAAAAAATAAAAAGGAAATAGAAGATTATCTATAA
- a CDS encoding DNA-3-methyladenine glycosylase: MKLIREFYSRDTIVVAKELLGKVLVHEVNGIRTSGKIVEVEAYRGINDKGAHAYGGRRTPRTEALYGPAGHAYVYFIYGLYYCMNVVAMQEGIPEGVLIRAIEPIEGIEVMSERRFKKLFNDLTKYQLKNLTNGPSKLCSAMEIRREQNLMDLNGDELYIEEGKNESFEIVEAKRVGIDYAEEAKDYLWRFYIKGNKCVSVLKKD; encoded by the coding sequence TTGAAGCTTATTCGTGAATTTTATAGTAGAGATACAATAGTTGTAGCAAAAGAGCTTCTAGGAAAGGTGTTAGTACATGAGGTGAACGGAATAAGGACTTCTGGCAAGATTGTTGAGGTAGAAGCGTATAGGGGAATTAATGATAAAGGAGCTCATGCTTATGGAGGAAGAAGGACACCTAGAACAGAAGCATTATATGGTCCAGCAGGGCATGCTTATGTATATTTTATATATGGATTATACTACTGCATGAATGTAGTTGCAATGCAGGAGGGTATTCCAGAAGGAGTTTTGATAAGGGCTATAGAACCAATAGAAGGAATTGAAGTTATGAGTGAAAGAAGATTTAAAAAGCTATTTAACGATCTTACTAAATATCAACTTAAGAATTTAACAAATGGTCCTTCAAAGCTATGTAGTGCGATGGAAATACGTCGTGAACAAAATTTAATGGATCTAAATGGAGATGAACTTTATATTGAAGAGGGAAAAAATGAATCTTTTGAAATAGTAGAAGCTAAAAGAGTGGGAATAGATTATGCAGAGGAAGCTAAGGATTATTTGTGGAGATTTTATATAAAGGGAAACAAATGCGTTTCGGTGCTTAAGAAAGATTAA
- a CDS encoding MalY/PatB family protein, translated as MYNFDKVVERRNTDCAKWDEREDVLPLWVADMDFEVAPEISEAIRKRAEHGVYGYVKTSDEYYASIINWVKKRHKFDIKKEWIVFSPGIVPGVNLMINALTKPGDKVILQTPVYYPFYSAITNNGCTILKNPLKLQNGRYEMDFEDLKEKLKDERVKVMVLCSPHNPTGRVWTKKELNTVEELCSQNNVIVISDEIHSDLIYEPNKHIPFAAVNEEAKHNSIVCISPSKTFNLAGLQVSSLIIPDSSLRARVLKVMKRSVPLWPNAFGMEASIAAYNKSEVWLSELIDYLKDNIQFVKEYINKNMPKIKLIEPEGTYLLWLDFRELNMSVSELKSFMLEEAKVWLDEGYIFGEEGNGFERVNIACSRSTLKEALDRINTALKRR; from the coding sequence GTGTATAATTTTGATAAAGTAGTTGAAAGAAGAAATACTGATTGTGCAAAATGGGATGAAAGAGAGGATGTTTTACCTCTTTGGGTTGCGGATATGGATTTTGAGGTAGCACCTGAAATTTCAGAAGCAATAAGAAAAAGAGCTGAGCATGGAGTATATGGATATGTAAAAACAAGTGATGAATATTATGCTTCTATAATAAATTGGGTTAAAAAAAGACATAAATTTGATATAAAAAAAGAGTGGATAGTTTTTTCACCAGGTATTGTTCCGGGGGTTAATTTGATGATAAATGCCTTAACGAAGCCAGGTGATAAGGTTATACTGCAAACACCTGTATACTATCCATTTTATAGCGCAATTACAAACAATGGTTGTACTATCTTAAAGAACCCTCTTAAACTTCAAAATGGAAGATATGAGATGGATTTTGAAGACCTAAAAGAAAAGCTTAAGGATGAAAGAGTTAAGGTTATGGTTTTATGCAGTCCACATAATCCTACTGGGAGAGTATGGACAAAGAAGGAACTAAATACTGTAGAAGAACTATGCTCCCAAAATAATGTTATAGTTATATCCGACGAAATTCACTCAGATCTTATATATGAGCCTAACAAACATATTCCCTTTGCAGCAGTAAATGAAGAAGCAAAACATAATTCAATAGTTTGCATTTCTCCAAGTAAAACCTTCAATCTTGCAGGACTTCAGGTATCGAGTCTTATAATTCCAGATAGTAGTTTAAGAGCAAGAGTACTAAAGGTTATGAAAAGAAGTGTACCACTGTGGCCTAATGCTTTTGGAATGGAGGCATCTATAGCAGCTTATAATAAAAGTGAAGTATGGCTAAGTGAACTCATAGATTATTTAAAGGATAACATCCAATTCGTGAAGGAATATATAAATAAAAATATGCCTAAAATAAAATTGATAGAGCCTGAGGGAACATATCTCCTATGGCTTGATTTTAGAGAACTTAACATGTCTGTTTCTGAACTTAAAAGCTTCATGCTTGAAGAGGCGAAGGTGTGGCTTGATGAAGGATATATTTTTGGAGAAGAGGGAAATGGCTTTGAAAGAGTAAATATAGCGTGTAGTAGAAGCACCTTAAAGGAAGCCTTAGATAGAATTAATACTGCACTAAAAAGAAGATAA